A region of Lacinutrix sp. Hel_I_90 DNA encodes the following proteins:
- a CDS encoding family 16 glycosylhydrolase codes for MNYKISNKISFVRGVILSYIVVLGFSVISCSTDETQVVANFTNLVMSDEFNTDGAPNNSIWTYEIGTGANGWGNNEAQYYTNRTENITVENGYLLITANQEDFNGASYTSARITTQGLFEQAYGRFEARIRVPYGKGLWPAFWLLGNDCETNIWPQCGEIDIMEYLGDNPNTIFGSAHGPGYSAGEAVTKNYVLENSRFDTGFHVFGIEWTPEYINYYVDNALYQQITPDDVPGEWVFNHPFYIILNVAVGGDFPGPPNAETVFPQTMLVDYVRVYQQ; via the coding sequence ATGAACTATAAAATCAGTAATAAAATAAGTTTTGTCAGAGGTGTTATTTTGTCTTACATCGTTGTGTTAGGTTTTTCGGTGATATCATGTTCAACAGATGAAACTCAAGTGGTCGCCAATTTTACCAATCTGGTGATGTCCGATGAATTTAATACTGATGGTGCTCCAAATAACTCAATTTGGACCTACGAGATTGGAACAGGGGCCAATGGTTGGGGAAATAATGAAGCGCAATATTATACCAATAGAACAGAAAACATTACCGTAGAAAACGGGTATTTGTTGATTACCGCTAATCAAGAAGACTTTAACGGGGCATCATATACTTCAGCAAGAATAACTACCCAAGGTTTATTTGAGCAAGCTTATGGCCGTTTTGAAGCACGAATAAGAGTACCCTATGGAAAAGGATTATGGCCTGCTTTTTGGCTCTTAGGTAATGATTGTGAGACTAACATTTGGCCGCAATGTGGTGAAATAGACATTATGGAGTATTTAGGAGATAATCCCAATACTATTTTTGGAAGTGCTCATGGTCCAGGTTATTCCGCTGGTGAAGCAGTAACTAAAAACTATGTTTTAGAAAATAGCCGTTTTGACACAGGTTTTCATGTATTTGGTATAGAATGGACACCAGAGTATATAAATTATTATGTGGATAATGCTTTATACCAACAAATAACACCTGATGACGTCCCTGGAGAATGGGTATTCAATCATCCATTCTATATTATTTTAAATGTAGCAGTAGGCGGTGACTTTCCTGGCCCTCCTAACGCAGAGACTGTTTTTCCACAAACGATGCTTGTAGATTATGTGCGAGTATATCAGCAATAA
- a CDS encoding glycoside hydrolase family 2 TIM barrel-domain containing protein, with protein MKKNVVGIAFLFLTSFLFAQVDKVAVLESKDGMKLVVNGKDFMINGMNWDYIPIGTNTVNAAFWKKSDAVIKAGLDTEMSLLKNMNVNVIRQYTGVPAKWIRYIYENYGIYTMLNHSFGRYGLTLDGVWTPVTDYSEPRTQEFLLSEIDQLVSDYKNTPGLLLYLLGNENNYGLFWAGTETEDFPDDEEERKFVGEKRGRPMYRLMNEAAKKIKATDTSHPIAICNGDVLFIDIIAEECKDIDIYGTNTYRGVSFTDMFQVVKEKLNMPVLFTEFGADAFNAIENREDQKSQAYYLLANWKEIYLNAAGLGNAGNSIGGFTFQFSDGWWKYGFDDRKNAAIHDNNASWSNGGYTIDFVAGENNMNEEWFGITAKGPTNESGLYELYPRAAYYVLKEAHQLNPYGEGVTAAFITNYFSTIEIIDAVLKARGDKAALGENKDKIRISNLRAEFTTYNTGGSLITTPEDANPDERVFPDELGFDHMQSYFIGVEGNPSVTMRAEVNFNVVGNVAENPIDEIFYENRARGRTVFSEEGNLELTDVNRVQVYNASYEWNAKAFDLRGFYRKGHYHWGYEGDFFGLYPEANYGPNLDIYNGEILGFEMDGKKTFDGLKAAFGPQLWWGANPAVLLKYTTKVGKFDITGVYHDDIDDVGEAVTSIAVPLPKTRRATLHVKRDFDQVSVEIGGIWGGQPLNGRVFQIAKGAPGNYIIYTDKINTEDNWGAKAKITYQKGAFNMYVQGAVQGLVARGGADQTQTFTGWKLKDSGSGNQTNVLSGFTYTFGEFQIAPNFLWQKPIVDAMPNDVQAPGRLRNIQDDPFAVRANRETTAGELLLTYDPTPGTWMYEWDNDRIEDAEFAMNLGFVFRHHPTNQDAAIGFLRNRTSFAFTNSAPAKDLWEVHSRLVSKANPDLGIIANLYGGNAQANGSDPRVIERFGGDVRMIYKKMKVVYQAKFNDWGPFDYHRDFNLTYPLQFMLDISTTLGKPDWFILPNTSIGIRGTWRTLDQYSPRYAPTAVSPNTFPTVPVLSPVGFDNGNEWEIRTYIHINIGK; from the coding sequence ATGAAAAAAAACGTTGTAGGAATAGCATTTCTCTTTTTAACTTCTTTCTTATTTGCACAAGTAGATAAGGTAGCTGTTTTAGAAAGTAAAGACGGAATGAAATTAGTAGTCAATGGTAAAGACTTCATGATTAATGGTATGAATTGGGATTATATTCCAATAGGAACAAATACGGTTAATGCAGCATTTTGGAAAAAATCAGATGCGGTTATAAAAGCTGGACTCGATACCGAAATGTCGCTTCTAAAAAACATGAATGTAAATGTAATTCGACAATATACCGGGGTGCCTGCAAAATGGATTAGGTATATCTATGAAAACTATGGTATTTACACGATGCTTAATCATTCTTTTGGTAGATATGGGTTAACACTCGATGGCGTTTGGACGCCAGTTACCGACTATTCTGAACCACGTACACAAGAATTCTTGTTATCAGAGATTGACCAATTAGTCAGCGACTATAAAAACACCCCAGGACTTTTACTTTACTTGTTAGGGAATGAAAATAATTATGGTTTGTTCTGGGCAGGAACTGAAACAGAGGATTTTCCTGATGATGAAGAGGAAAGAAAATTTGTTGGCGAAAAAAGAGGAAGACCAATGTACAGGTTAATGAATGAGGCTGCAAAAAAAATAAAGGCAACAGATACATCACATCCAATAGCGATATGTAACGGAGATGTTTTATTCATAGATATTATTGCTGAAGAATGTAAAGATATTGACATCTATGGCACAAATACCTATCGCGGTGTTTCTTTTACAGATATGTTTCAGGTTGTTAAAGAGAAACTAAATATGCCTGTACTGTTTACAGAGTTTGGAGCGGATGCTTTTAATGCGATAGAAAATAGAGAAGACCAAAAATCGCAAGCATATTATCTGCTGGCTAATTGGAAAGAGATTTATCTAAACGCCGCAGGTTTAGGTAACGCTGGAAATTCTATTGGAGGATTTACGTTTCAATTTAGTGACGGCTGGTGGAAGTATGGTTTTGACGATAGAAAAAATGCAGCTATACACGATAATAACGCCTCGTGGTCTAATGGCGGTTATACAATAGATTTTGTCGCGGGAGAAAATAACATGAACGAAGAGTGGTTTGGTATCACAGCAAAAGGGCCAACAAATGAAAGCGGTTTATATGAACTCTACCCTAGAGCAGCTTATTATGTTTTGAAGGAAGCGCATCAATTAAATCCATATGGTGAAGGTGTTACAGCCGCATTTATAACTAATTATTTTAGCACTATCGAAATTATCGACGCTGTACTAAAAGCGAGAGGCGATAAGGCTGCTCTGGGAGAAAATAAAGATAAAATTCGCATTAGTAATTTAAGAGCAGAATTTACAACATATAATACAGGAGGAAGCCTAATAACAACCCCAGAGGATGCCAATCCAGATGAGCGCGTGTTTCCAGACGAACTTGGGTTTGATCACATGCAATCTTATTTTATAGGTGTAGAAGGAAACCCTTCAGTAACCATGAGAGCAGAAGTAAACTTTAATGTTGTTGGCAATGTTGCTGAAAATCCTATCGATGAGATTTTTTATGAGAATAGAGCACGAGGACGTACCGTGTTTTCAGAGGAAGGAAACTTAGAATTAACAGATGTTAATCGGGTTCAAGTCTATAATGCTTCCTATGAATGGAATGCTAAAGCATTCGATTTAAGAGGGTTTTATAGAAAGGGACATTACCATTGGGGCTATGAAGGTGATTTTTTTGGCTTATACCCCGAAGCAAATTATGGACCTAATCTAGATATTTATAACGGAGAAATTTTAGGTTTCGAGATGGATGGCAAAAAAACGTTTGATGGCCTAAAAGCGGCTTTTGGACCACAACTCTGGTGGGGAGCAAATCCAGCGGTACTTTTAAAATATACTACAAAAGTTGGAAAATTTGATATTACGGGGGTTTACCATGATGACATAGACGATGTTGGTGAAGCGGTAACTTCTATTGCTGTGCCTTTACCTAAAACACGACGCGCGACATTACATGTTAAACGAGATTTTGACCAAGTTAGTGTCGAAATTGGAGGTATATGGGGCGGTCAACCTTTGAATGGAAGAGTCTTTCAGATTGCGAAAGGAGCGCCAGGCAACTATATTATTTATACCGATAAAATTAATACAGAAGATAATTGGGGTGCAAAAGCGAAAATCACCTATCAAAAAGGTGCTTTCAATATGTATGTCCAAGGTGCCGTACAAGGATTAGTTGCTAGAGGTGGTGCAGACCAAACACAAACCTTTACAGGTTGGAAACTTAAAGATAGTGGAAGCGGAAACCAAACGAATGTGCTTTCTGGTTTCACTTATACTTTTGGGGAGTTTCAAATCGCACCAAATTTTTTATGGCAAAAACCAATAGTGGATGCCATGCCAAATGATGTTCAAGCACCTGGAAGATTAAGAAATATTCAAGATGATCCTTTTGCCGTTAGAGCCAATAGAGAGACAACAGCAGGAGAGCTATTGCTTACATACGATCCAACGCCTGGTACTTGGATGTATGAATGGGATAATGATAGAATAGAAGATGCAGAATTTGCCATGAATTTAGGCTTTGTCTTCCGGCATCACCCTACAAATCAAGATGCTGCCATTGGATTTTTAAGGAATCGTACCTCCTTTGCTTTTACAAATTCCGCGCCTGCAAAAGATTTATGGGAAGTGCATTCTCGTTTAGTTTCTAAAGCAAATCCAGACCTGGGAATCATTGCAAACCTTTATGGGGGTAACGCACAAGCTAATGGTAGTGATCCAAGAGTAATAGAGCGTTTTGGTGGTGATGTGAGAATGATTTACAAAAAAATGAAGGTAGTCTATCAGGCAAAGTTTAATGATTGGGGACCTTTTGATTATCATCGTGATTTTAACCTAACCTATCCGCTACAGTTCATGTTAGATATTTCAACAACACTTGGTAAACCAGATTGGTTCATTCTGCCTAACACAAGTATTGGTATTCGTGGTACTTGGAGGACTTTAGATCAATACTCACCAAGATATGCACCAACAGCGGTGTCGCCAAATACATTTCCTACAGTACCGGTTTTAAGTCCCGTTGGGTTTGATAATGGAAACGAGTGGGAGATAAGAACATACATACACATCAACATAGGAAAATAA